In a single window of the Gossypium hirsutum isolate 1008001.06 chromosome A13, Gossypium_hirsutum_v2.1, whole genome shotgun sequence genome:
- the LOC107957655 gene encoding mitogen-activated protein kinase kinase kinase 18, which translates to MGKQSNTQKISWTKGKCLGKGSFGTVSLAINEIDGSVFAVKCVDLATCLPNQLESLENEIRILRSFSSPFVVEYLGDDVTSYEFLTTSYRNLHMEYLQGGTVVDFRAFKRRLADVDERILRWQTRCLVSALKYVHGEGIVHCDVKGKNALVGSDSATVKLADFGSAVEIKRESAGNRCMSLITPRGSPLWMAPEVIRGEYQGPESDVWSLGCTVIEMVTGKPPWEDQGFNSLSRIANSDELPELPTQLSELGKDFVEKCLRRDRNQRWSCDQLLQHPFLASASPPNRTKGSSPRCVLDFANSDFEEDENTENVEDSARERICKLATVRGVIWESDGWMAVRSLSFPRESSLNCEEGTNTEYLESMRTGLEFPGCLDGSNSVEWQCGNSEDVRGLKSSSTRLWCDCSAGRSCGYSSENVELAVDKGEFRFYRYCNLLLQLFLSNLRIFRYILYLIFVLITTLLQLFLSNLINPNLSQSTEA; encoded by the coding sequence ATGGGGAAACAGAGCAATACCCAGAAAATTTCTTGGACTAAAGGGAAGTGTTTAGGTAAAGGCTCCTTTGGTACTGTAAGCTTGGCGATTAATGAAATAGATGGGTCTGTTTTTGCAGTAAAATGTGTTGATTTAGCAACGTGTTTACCAAACCAGTTGGAGTCTTTGGAGAATGAAATTAGGATCCTCCGTTCGTTTTCTTCTCCTTTTGTCGTTGAGTATCTCGGCGATGACGTTACTAGTTATGAGTTTCTGACGACATCTTACCGGAATCTTCACATGGAGTACTTACAAGGTGGCACCGTTGTTGATTTTAGGGCATTTAAACGCCGGTTGGCTGACGTGGACGAGCGGATTTTACGGTGGCAAACACGGTGCTTGGTTTCGGCTTTGAAATACGTGCACGGTGAAGGCATTGTCCACTGTGATGTGAAAGGGAAGAATGCTTTGGTGGGCTCCGATTCGGCTACTGTAAAGCTTGCGGATTTCGGCTCGGCGGTTGAGATTAAAAGGGAAAGCGCGGGAAACAGGTGTATGTCCCTGATCACGCCACGCGGAAGCCCTCTATGGATGGCACCGGAGGTGATTCGCGGCGAGTATCAAGGGCCGGAGAGTGACGTTTGGTCTTTAGGATGCACCGTCATCGAGATGGTCACAGGGAAACCACCTTGGGAGGACCAGGGGTTTAATTCACTGAGTCGAATTGCTAACTCGGATGAATTGCCTGAGTTACCGACTCAGTTATCTGAACTCGGTAAGGATTTCGTAGAGAAGTGTTTGAGAAGGGATCGGAATCAAAGGTGGAGCTGCGATCAGCTGCTGCAGCATCCATTTTTAGCATCGGCTTCGCCGCCGAATAGGACCAAGGGATCATCTCCACGTTGCGTGCTTGATTTCGCCAACTCGGATTTCGAAGAGGACGAAAATACAGAGAATGTTGAAGATTCGGCGAGGGAGAGGATTTGTAAATTAGCGACTGTAAGAGGGGTAATTTGGGAATCTGATGGGTGGATGGCGGTAAGGAGTTTGAGTTTCCCTCGTGAATCAAGTCTGAATTGTGAGGAAGGGACAAATACGGAATATCTAGAGTCGATGAGGACAGGTTTGGAATTTCCCGGTTGTCTTGATGGTAGTAATTCAGTTGAGTGGCAGTGTGGTAACTCCGAGGATGTTAGAGGGTTAAAATCGTCAAGTACTAGGCTATGGTGCGACTGCTCCGCCGGTAGGAGCTGTGGGTATAGTTCAGAAAATGTGGAGTTAGCGGTGGATAAGGGAGAGTTCAGATTCTACAGATATTGTAATTTGTTATTACAGTTATTTTTGAGTAATTTAAGAATATTcagatatattttatatttgatttttgttCTAATTACTACTTTGTTACAACtatttttgagtaatttaattaatcCCAACCTTTCCCAGTCAACAGAAGCATAA